The following proteins come from a genomic window of Acidobacteriota bacterium:
- a CDS encoding class I SAM-dependent methyltransferase: protein MFHVKHEELFRREFGDRLSGEAIGRLGRHAELLKQWNRVVRLVGEDSPAVWVRRHYAESVAARAYWSRSKTEGDGSSLLDLGSGAGFPGLVLAALHPERSVVLVEARERKAAFLAEAVRELELPRVRVVRERVGPESAGSLAGAVEFVALRGVRLPKVTLARLIEALPGGGRLMVWAGRELAPGLAAMCSVEEEVSLPDSRHRRLLLLRPIRRG, encoded by the coding sequence GTGTTTCACGTGAAACATGAGGAGTTGTTCCGCCGGGAGTTCGGTGATCGGTTGTCGGGGGAGGCGATCGGGCGGTTGGGCCGGCATGCGGAGTTGTTGAAGCAGTGGAACCGGGTGGTTCGGCTCGTGGGTGAGGATTCTCCGGCCGTGTGGGTGCGGCGGCACTACGCGGAGTCGGTTGCGGCTCGGGCGTATTGGAGTCGGTCGAAGACCGAGGGCGACGGTTCGTCGCTTCTCGACCTCGGCAGTGGTGCGGGCTTTCCCGGGCTGGTACTGGCGGCCCTGCATCCGGAGCGAAGCGTCGTCCTGGTGGAGGCGCGCGAACGGAAGGCTGCGTTCCTGGCGGAGGCGGTTCGGGAGCTTGAGCTTCCGCGGGTGCGGGTGGTTCGGGAGCGTGTGGGCCCGGAGTCCGCGGGTAGCCTGGCCGGGGCGGTAGAGTTCGTGGCGCTGCGCGGCGTACGGCTTCCGAAGGTCACATTGGCCCGTCTGATCGAGGCGCTTCCGGGTGGTGGGCGTCTGATGGTCTGGGCTGGCCGTGAACTGGCGCCCGGGCTGGCGGCGATGTGTTCCGTGGAAGAAGAAGTGAGTCTGCCCGACAGCCGGCACCGTCGGCTTCTCCTGCTTCGGCCGATCCGCCGTGGCTGA